From one Anoplolepis gracilipes chromosome 10, ASM4749672v1, whole genome shotgun sequence genomic stretch:
- the Dctn4-p62 gene encoding dynactin subunit 4 isoform X2: protein MTYLNQPDYVRYVCNCGSLKPISKIYFCRHCLMVRCGYCVCQEVDSHYCPNCMENLPSSEVRLKKNKCSNCFDCPCCFQTLSTRAGIAATVKTTEGEENKDVKATPKKVYYLFCSLCRWSSRDAGIPDQSVATGGWPEQENPHTTRIIALIDYHKILASIEKQQCERKKFHPKRSFMPAKMYSFTSALLLKRIGRPLKPPMQSQSSAQPVPSVATEEVEELPEDIFTESVDITKVTTLEQRLQHPEVQAEKINELRPQHRQFLVKRSQRCRVCEHNVSKSDLCPQSIKFKILLAAFYHIPEVKIVTCEPLQPGKSSELLLKFCNPTQHQTQITILPLDTSLSTSIIKEKDLKEDTQQGCESPNLLPSTVRQTPVTEDPKPIRVVPNADLILPHSALILPPRDDAAEYDDTSDNHNFQDDPKLVVWRKGNKAVIRLHVIPHDTNDNNEEPVTVGFVMQHGYVNTIAALEHKSPQKVDVKVKLYLNVGQLVDKA, encoded by the exons ATGACTTATTTGAATCAACCGGATTATGTGCGCTACGTATGCAACTGCGGTTCATTAAAGcctatatcaaaaatatatttttgtcgacACTGCTTGATGGTACGATGCGGCTACTGTGTCTGTCAAGAG GTTGATTCCCATTATTGCCCAAACTGTATGGAAAATTTACCTTCATCAGAAGTGCGTCTTAAAAAGAACAA ATGCTCTAATTGCTTCGATTGCCCTTGTTGCTTTCAAACATTATCTACAAGAGCAGGAATAGCTGCAACTGTAAAAACAACAGAAGGAGAAGAAAATAAGGATGTTAAAGCTACTcctaaaaaagtatattatctattttgttCATTGTGTCGATGGAGTTCTCGAGATGCAGGGATACCTGATCAATCTGTgg cAACTGGAGGATGGCCTGAACAAGAAAATCCACATACCACACGCATTATTGCTCTGATTGattatcacaaaatattaGCTTCTATAGAGAAACAACAatgtgaaagaaagaaatttcatCCAAAACGTTCTTTTATGCCAGCT AAAATGTACAGTTTTACATCCGCATTGCTTCTTAAACGTATCGGGCGTCCCTTAAAACCACCAATGCAATCTCAATCGTCTGCTCAACCAGTACCATCTGTCGCAACTGAGGAAGTAGAGGAATTACCAGAGGATATATTTACAGAATCTGTAGATATAACTAAAG TTACGACATTAGAACAAAGATTACAACACCCAGAAGTGCAAGCTGAAAAGATAAACGAGTTGCGTCCTCAGCACAGACAGTTTTTAGTCAAAAGGTCACAACGTTGCAGAGTGTGTGAACATAATGTCAGCAAATCAGATCTCTGTCCTCAATCTATAAAGTTCAAGATTTTACTAGCTGCATT ttaCCATATTCCAGAAGTAAAAATCGTCACTTGCGAACCACTTCAGCCAGGAAAATCAAGTGAATTGCTTTTAAAATTCTGCAATCCAACCCAACATCAAACTCAAATAACCATATTACCGTTAGATACTTCATTATCTACTTCGATTATTAAGGAAAAAGATCTTAAGGAAGATACGCAGCAA gGATGTGAATCTCCAAATTTATTGCCGTCTACTGTACGACAGACACCTGTAACAGAGGATCCTAAGCCAATAAGAGTCGTACCGAATGCAGATTTAATATTGCCTCATAGTGCATTGATCCTTCCGCCAAGAGACGATGCTGCCGAATATGATGATACCAGtgataatcataattttcagGATGATCcaaa ACTCGTGGTATGGCGAAAAGGAAACAAAGCTGTGATTCGTTTACATGTAATTCCACATGATACAAACGACAATAATGAAGAACCAGTCACAGTCGGATTTGTCATGCAACATGGATACGTGAATACAATTGCAGCACTAGAACATAAATCACCACAAAAAGTGGACGTTAAAGTTAAATTGTATCTTAATGTGGGTCAGTTAGTTGACaaagcataa
- the Dctn4-p62 gene encoding dynactin subunit 4 isoform X1, producing MTYLNQPDYVRYVCNCGSLKPISKIYFCRHCLMVRCGYCVCQEVDSHYCPNCMENLPSSEVRLKKNKCSNCFDCPCCFQTLSTRAGIAATVKTTEGEENKDVKATPKKVYYLFCSLCRWSSRDAGIPDQSVATGGWPEQENPHTTRIIALIDYHKILASIEKQQCERKKFHPKRSFMPAQKMYSFTSALLLKRIGRPLKPPMQSQSSAQPVPSVATEEVEELPEDIFTESVDITKVTTLEQRLQHPEVQAEKINELRPQHRQFLVKRSQRCRVCEHNVSKSDLCPQSIKFKILLAAFYHIPEVKIVTCEPLQPGKSSELLLKFCNPTQHQTQITILPLDTSLSTSIIKEKDLKEDTQQGCESPNLLPSTVRQTPVTEDPKPIRVVPNADLILPHSALILPPRDDAAEYDDTSDNHNFQDDPKLVVWRKGNKAVIRLHVIPHDTNDNNEEPVTVGFVMQHGYVNTIAALEHKSPQKVDVKVKLYLNVGQLVDKA from the exons ATGACTTATTTGAATCAACCGGATTATGTGCGCTACGTATGCAACTGCGGTTCATTAAAGcctatatcaaaaatatatttttgtcgacACTGCTTGATGGTACGATGCGGCTACTGTGTCTGTCAAGAG GTTGATTCCCATTATTGCCCAAACTGTATGGAAAATTTACCTTCATCAGAAGTGCGTCTTAAAAAGAACAA ATGCTCTAATTGCTTCGATTGCCCTTGTTGCTTTCAAACATTATCTACAAGAGCAGGAATAGCTGCAACTGTAAAAACAACAGAAGGAGAAGAAAATAAGGATGTTAAAGCTACTcctaaaaaagtatattatctattttgttCATTGTGTCGATGGAGTTCTCGAGATGCAGGGATACCTGATCAATCTGTgg cAACTGGAGGATGGCCTGAACAAGAAAATCCACATACCACACGCATTATTGCTCTGATTGattatcacaaaatattaGCTTCTATAGAGAAACAACAatgtgaaagaaagaaatttcatCCAAAACGTTCTTTTATGCCAGCT CAGAAAATGTACAGTTTTACATCCGCATTGCTTCTTAAACGTATCGGGCGTCCCTTAAAACCACCAATGCAATCTCAATCGTCTGCTCAACCAGTACCATCTGTCGCAACTGAGGAAGTAGAGGAATTACCAGAGGATATATTTACAGAATCTGTAGATATAACTAAAG TTACGACATTAGAACAAAGATTACAACACCCAGAAGTGCAAGCTGAAAAGATAAACGAGTTGCGTCCTCAGCACAGACAGTTTTTAGTCAAAAGGTCACAACGTTGCAGAGTGTGTGAACATAATGTCAGCAAATCAGATCTCTGTCCTCAATCTATAAAGTTCAAGATTTTACTAGCTGCATT ttaCCATATTCCAGAAGTAAAAATCGTCACTTGCGAACCACTTCAGCCAGGAAAATCAAGTGAATTGCTTTTAAAATTCTGCAATCCAACCCAACATCAAACTCAAATAACCATATTACCGTTAGATACTTCATTATCTACTTCGATTATTAAGGAAAAAGATCTTAAGGAAGATACGCAGCAA gGATGTGAATCTCCAAATTTATTGCCGTCTACTGTACGACAGACACCTGTAACAGAGGATCCTAAGCCAATAAGAGTCGTACCGAATGCAGATTTAATATTGCCTCATAGTGCATTGATCCTTCCGCCAAGAGACGATGCTGCCGAATATGATGATACCAGtgataatcataattttcagGATGATCcaaa ACTCGTGGTATGGCGAAAAGGAAACAAAGCTGTGATTCGTTTACATGTAATTCCACATGATACAAACGACAATAATGAAGAACCAGTCACAGTCGGATTTGTCATGCAACATGGATACGTGAATACAATTGCAGCACTAGAACATAAATCACCACAAAAAGTGGACGTTAAAGTTAAATTGTATCTTAATGTGGGTCAGTTAGTTGACaaagcataa
- the Mre11 gene encoding double-strand break repair protein MRE11 — MSESSGTHVDPEDTINILVATDIHLGFDYSKKRGGHSDDSFITFEEILKYGKDNKVDFILLGGDLFHDTKPTQTTLLKCVELLRKYCLGTRECNLEFLSDSELVFRHCAQKHVNYEDPNLNVSMPVFTIHGNHDDPSFGTVGSMDILSATGLVNYFGKWTDLTRVVIPPIILKKRNTHIALYGLSYINDQRLSRLYRDEKVELLRAKNIETFNIFVLHQNRVKHSDYAYISESKLHNFLNLIIWGHEHECRITPEFNAENGYYISQPGSSVATSLCEAESKPKHVGLLKVNKNNFKMKALRLNSVRPYIFDNMILSDHNIKTQDCISLADSISRYVDRYIENELMPKVAEQLTGYPNQPSQPLIRLRIFYNDDNEQFDTLSLAQKYCDEVANPMEMIIFRKMKSGDKIKRAFKDEIDDIDDITELFQADVGQDWISTVPGGIKKYFDMDENKDKLTVLTVTALNEALNRYVDRGDIDAFKNIVCDQMKRTIEYIKAQSSEKPEDIRQEIINFRDKRLSEDQQEQCNVLKALNNPTQMSLKSVKLSHNDDVISDSDDNEDNLNSTSSTKTRGRGRGSRGGRGSRGSRGRKASEKNTSIAKILSSRSAQSKQTIRDHCIIIDDSD; from the exons ATGTCAGAATCTTCCGGTACGCACGTTGATCCAGAAGATACCATCAACATCTTAGTAGCTACTGATATTCACCTTGGTTTCGATTACAGTAAAAAGAGAG gGGGACACTCTGATGACAGTTTTATAACCtttgaagaaatattgaaGTATGGCAAGGATAACaaagttgattttattttattgggTGGTGATCTGTTTCATGATACTAAACCAACGCAAACTACGTTACTTAAGTGTGTAGAATTGCTGAGAAAATATTGCTTAGGCACTAG agaATGCAACCTGGAATTTTTGAGCGATTCAGAATTGGTATTTCGACACTGCGCACAAAAACATGTAAACTATGAGGATCCCAATTTAAATGTCTCGATGCCAGTATTTACTATCCATGGAAATCATGATGATCCAA GTTTTGGTACCGTTGGTTCAATGGATATACTATCAGCTACTGGACTTGTGAATTATTTTGGGAAATGGACAGATCTTACTCGTGTAGTTATACCTCCTATAATTCTAAAGAAACGTAATACACATATTGCGCTTTATGGTTTGAGTTATATTAATGACCAGAGATTATCTAGATTATATAGAGATGAGAag GTGGAATTGTTACgtgcaaaaaatatagaaacttTTAACATATTTGTGTTACATCAGAATCGTGTCAAGCATAGTGATTATGCTTATATATCAGAAAGTAAACTGCATAACTttctcaatttaattatttgggGTCATGAACATGAATGTCGCATTACTCCTGAATTTAATGCAGAAAATGGATACTACATTTCTCAACCag gAAGCTCTGTTGCTACCTCTTTGTGCGAAGCTGAATCAAAACCTAAGCACGTGGGTCTTCTAAaagtaaataagaataatttcaaaatgaaaGCTTTAAGATTAAACAGTGTTCGACCGTACATCTTTGATAATATGATTCTTAGCGATCACAACATCAAAACACAAGATTGTATTTCATTAGCTGACTCCATAAGTCGATATGTAgatcgatatattgaaaatgagCTTATGCCTAAAGTTGCTGAACAACTCACAG GATATCCTAATCAACCGAGTCAACCTTTAATTCGATTaaggatattttataatgacgACAATGAACAATTTGATACATTAAG ttTGGCACAAAAATATTGTGATGAAGTTGCTAATCCAATGGAGATgattatatttcgtaaaatgaaAAGtggagataaaataaaacgtgcTTTTAAGGATGAAATTGATGATATAGATGATATTACGGAATTATTTCAAGCAGat gtAGGACAGGATTGGATTAGCACAGTACCAGGGGgaatcaagaaatattttgatatggacgaaaacaaagataaattaacAGTATTGACTGTAACAGCATTAAACGAAGCGTTAAATCGATATGTTGATCGAGGCGACATAGATgcctttaaaaatattgtatg TGATCAAATGAAAAGAactattgaatatataaaagccCAAAGCAGTGAGAAACCAGAAGATATCcgtcaagaaattataaatttccgTGATAAAAGACTTTCAGAAGATCAACAGGAGCAGTGTAat gttTTAAAAGCATTAAACAATCCAACCCAAATGAGTCTTAAAAGTGTTAAACTGTCTCACAATGATGATGTTATAAGTGACAGTGATGATAACGAAGACAATTTAAATTCAACATCATCGACTAAGACTAGAGGAAGAGGTAGAGGTTCTAGAGGTGGCAGAGGATCCAGAGGAAGTCGTGGAAGAAAAGCTAGTGAAAAAAACACTTCCATTGCAAAAATCCtg agtTCCAGAAGTGCACAATCAAAACAAACAATTCGTGATCATTGCATTATTATAGATGATtccgattaa
- the Rps14 gene encoding 40S ribosomal protein S14, whose translation MPPKRGKVQKEEVQVSLGPQLREGEVVFGVAHIFASFNDTFVHVTDLSGRETIARVTGGMKVKADRDEASPYAAMLAAQDVAEKCKSLGITALHIKLRATGGNKTKTPGPGAQSALRALARSSMKIGRIEDVTPIPSDSTRRKGGRRGRRL comes from the exons ATGCCACCAAAAAGGGGAAAGGTACAGAAGGAAGAGGTCCAAGTTTCACTTGGACCGCAACTTCGTGAAGGAGAGGTTGTCTTTGGAGTGGCCCACATCTTTGCAAGCTTCAATGATACCTTTGTACACGTCACCGATTTATCAGGCAG GGAAACAATCGCCCGAGTTACTGGTGGAATGAAGGTAAAAGCTGATCGTGATGAAGCCTCACCCTACGCAGCTATGCTTGCAGCTCAG GATGTTGCAGAAAAGTGTAAATCGCTAGGTATCACAGCACTGCACATCAAACTAAGAGCTACAGGCGGTAATAAGACCAAGACCCCTGGTCCTGGTGCACAATCTGCTTTACGTGCTTTAGCTCGTTCAAGCATGAAAATTGGACGTATCGAAGATGTCACTCCTATTCCTTCGGATTCTACTCGTAGGAAAGGTGGTCGCCGTGGACGCAGGCTCTAA